The following are encoded together in the Streptomyces sp. NBC_00341 genome:
- a CDS encoding Yip1 family protein has product MAGFRIGRGRDNRTPQQAQQQPRQQPYGNQAPPPYGQQQWPPTGGNGTPHNGGGYQGGYNGGGQNNGGHQAGGGYQGSGGYQGSGGYQGSGPDEPEYFADPYPQPHPQQGGDPYANNPGHTQAFSINEDPYGDGNTYRAGQAPVQPSGPRLHWKQLLTGIVTRPAPTFWQMRDYPVWGPALIVTFLYGLLALFGFDQARDDAINAPVGNAIPYVIITGAGFVIGGLVLGAVTHSLARQLGGDGAWQPTVGLSMLIMSITDAPRLIFALFLGGENSLVQILGWLTWLAAAALLTSMVSKSHDLPWPKALGASAIQLIALVSILKLGTI; this is encoded by the coding sequence GTGGCTGGATTCAGGATCGGACGCGGCCGGGACAACCGCACCCCGCAGCAAGCGCAGCAGCAACCGCGGCAGCAGCCGTACGGCAATCAGGCACCGCCGCCGTACGGACAGCAGCAATGGCCGCCGACGGGAGGAAACGGCACCCCGCACAACGGCGGTGGCTACCAGGGCGGCTACAACGGAGGCGGCCAGAACAACGGCGGCCACCAGGCCGGTGGCGGCTACCAGGGCAGTGGCGGGTACCAGGGCAGTGGCGGGTACCAGGGCAGTGGACCGGACGAGCCGGAGTACTTCGCCGATCCGTACCCCCAGCCGCACCCGCAGCAGGGTGGCGACCCGTACGCGAACAACCCGGGTCACACGCAGGCCTTCAGCATCAACGAGGACCCCTACGGCGACGGGAACACCTACCGCGCCGGTCAGGCCCCCGTCCAGCCGTCGGGCCCGCGCCTGCACTGGAAGCAGCTGCTGACCGGCATCGTGACGCGCCCCGCCCCGACGTTCTGGCAGATGCGCGACTACCCCGTCTGGGGCCCGGCGCTCATCGTCACGTTCCTCTACGGCCTGCTGGCGCTCTTCGGCTTCGACCAGGCCCGCGACGACGCGATCAACGCCCCGGTCGGCAACGCCATCCCCTACGTCATCATCACCGGCGCCGGCTTCGTGATCGGCGGCCTGGTGCTCGGCGCGGTGACCCACTCGCTCGCCCGCCAGCTGGGCGGCGACGGCGCCTGGCAGCCGACGGTGGGCCTCTCCATGCTGATCATGTCGATCACGGACGCCCCGCGCCTGATCTTCGCGCTGTTCCTGGGCGGCGAGAACTCCCTGGTCCAGATCCTCGGCTGGCTGACCTGGCTGGCGGCGGCGGCCCTGCTCACCTCGATGGTGAGCAAGTCCCACGACCTGCCGTGGCCGAAGGCGCTGGGCGCGAGCGCGATCCAGCTGATCGCGCTGGTGTCGATCCTCAAGCTGGGCACGATCTGA
- a CDS encoding FG-GAP repeat domain-containing protein, with protein MRIRIARATATAAAGCACALLLAACGSPDPSGSSGSSGPGKNGDAPPTALSGLAGAQRHPVPRGTGSHTPDDFNGDGHRDLVLNHLVKPAADAHGDDAGIGIVYGAASRGLDPSVRQLLSAHANAAKIGDTLPSAFDAEASCDLDRDGFTDLVVATDPPYNGIGRPPVPLQILFGSPAGLTGKAVALRIPDRARFGNEWPDHPVCGDFDGDGKPDLAVTASAGRLSFLRGPFTRDGRPHKAGGTIPGAGPALSAPEPRADVNGDGYDDLVYAARPHEPGTAAKGALLLGSPGGPGRPGGAYRFGAPAGKLPAAPLRGSPGAGAPSRAETTLLMRYADFDGDRKPDTVVRTHRGETADLIALYPAATPDRPLITFTSALFNAG; from the coding sequence GTGCGGATACGAATCGCGAGGGCGACGGCCACCGCCGCGGCCGGCTGCGCCTGCGCCCTCCTGCTGGCGGCCTGCGGCTCCCCGGACCCCTCCGGCTCCTCCGGCTCCTCCGGACCGGGCAAGAACGGCGACGCCCCGCCCACCGCGCTGTCCGGGCTCGCCGGTGCGCAGCGCCACCCGGTCCCGCGCGGCACCGGCAGCCACACCCCCGACGACTTCAACGGCGACGGCCACCGCGACCTCGTCCTCAACCACCTGGTGAAGCCCGCGGCCGACGCCCACGGCGACGACGCGGGCATCGGCATCGTGTACGGCGCCGCCTCCCGCGGCCTGGACCCGTCGGTACGCCAGTTGCTGAGCGCGCACGCGAACGCCGCCAAGATCGGCGACACCCTCCCCTCGGCGTTCGACGCGGAGGCCTCCTGCGACCTGGACCGGGACGGCTTCACCGACCTGGTCGTGGCCACCGACCCCCCGTACAACGGCATCGGGCGCCCGCCCGTACCGCTGCAGATCCTCTTCGGCTCCCCCGCGGGCCTCACCGGCAAGGCGGTCGCGCTCCGCATCCCGGACCGGGCCCGCTTCGGCAACGAGTGGCCAGATCACCCGGTCTGCGGCGACTTCGACGGGGACGGGAAGCCCGATCTGGCCGTGACGGCGAGCGCGGGCCGGCTCAGCTTCCTGCGCGGCCCCTTCACCCGCGACGGCCGCCCGCACAAGGCCGGGGGCACCATCCCGGGGGCCGGCCCCGCGCTGTCCGCGCCCGAGCCCCGGGCGGACGTGAACGGGGACGGCTACGACGACCTGGTGTACGCCGCCCGCCCCCACGAGCCGGGTACGGCCGCCAAGGGCGCGCTGCTGCTCGGCAGCCCCGGCGGACCGGGCCGGCCGGGCGGCGCGTACCGCTTCGGGGCCCCGGCCGGAAAGCTCCCGGCGGCGCCCCTGCGCGGGAGCCCGGGGGCCGGCGCCCCGTCCCGCGCGGAAACGACCCTGCTCATGCGCTACGCGGACTTCGACGGCGACCGGAAGCCGGACACGGTGGTGCGCACCCACCGCGGCGAGACGGCCGACCTGATCGCCCTGTACCCGGCGGCCACCCCGGACCGCCCACTGATCACGTTCACCAGCGCGCTGTTCAACGCGGGCTGA
- a CDS encoding sugar transferase, translated as MQTQRPRRRQVPGRSRRRVRGPRQTRGQRQGWSQRPGPARRPWQPPRPPRAARTRTALARLRALTPPRPTTKRTLDLLLGSALLLLAAPALAAAALALAVRRRPGGVLDRSPRTGPAGRPFVLRSLRTRRLRLDVLSRLPHVVRGELSLVGPEPLAPGDERGTAAGARDWRRELKPGLTGLAQVRRRSTMPWDEADLLDQHYAEHRRTALDLAILAEAVHSPLRRALGGLVRRGQACLSDTDHRLPNYSVAE; from the coding sequence ATGCAGACGCAGAGGCCGAGACGACGGCAGGTGCCGGGGCGCAGCCGACGGCGGGTGCGGGGACCGCGGCAGACGCGGGGACAGCGGCAGGGGTGGAGTCAGCGGCCGGGCCCGGCGCGGCGCCCCTGGCAGCCACCGCGACCGCCCCGCGCGGCGCGCACCCGCACAGCTCTCGCCCGCCTGAGAGCCCTCACCCCGCCGCGCCCCACCACCAAACGCACCCTGGACCTGCTTCTCGGCTCGGCCCTCCTGCTGCTGGCCGCCCCCGCCCTCGCGGCGGCCGCCCTCGCCCTCGCCGTGCGGCGGCGCCCCGGCGGCGTACTGGACCGCTCCCCGCGCACCGGACCGGCGGGCAGGCCCTTCGTACTGCGGTCACTGCGCACCCGGCGGCTGCGGCTCGACGTGCTCTCCCGGCTGCCGCACGTCGTACGGGGCGAGCTCTCCCTGGTCGGCCCCGAACCGCTGGCACCGGGCGACGAACGGGGCACGGCCGCCGGTGCGAGAGACTGGCGGCGCGAACTGAAGCCCGGACTGACCGGCCTGGCGCAGGTACGCCGCCGCTCGACGATGCCGTGGGACGAGGCGGACCTCCTCGACCAGCACTACGCCGAGCACCGGAGGACCGCCCTGGACCTGGCGATCCTGGCCGAGGCCGTACACAGTCCGCTGCGCCGGGCGCTCGGCGGACTCGTCCGGCGCGGCCAGGCATGCCTGAGCGACACAGATCACCGCCTGCCCAACTACAGCGTGGCGGAATAA
- a CDS encoding phosphoribosyltransferase, with translation MSDDVRENLTYDGFGHAVRELAQAVADDGYEPDVVLSIARGGVFVAGGLAYALDCKNIHLVNVEFYTGVGTTLEMPVMLAPVPNAIDFSDKKVLIADDVADTGKTLKLVRDFCIDHVAEVRSAVIYEKSHSLVQCEYVWKKTDRWINFPWSVEKPVVRRSGQVLDA, from the coding sequence GTGAGTGATGACGTGCGGGAGAATCTGACGTACGACGGTTTCGGGCACGCCGTGCGGGAGCTGGCGCAGGCCGTGGCCGATGACGGGTACGAGCCGGATGTGGTGCTGAGCATCGCGCGCGGCGGGGTGTTCGTCGCGGGCGGGCTGGCGTACGCGCTGGACTGCAAGAACATCCACCTGGTGAATGTGGAGTTCTATACCGGGGTGGGCACCACACTCGAAATGCCCGTCATGCTCGCGCCCGTGCCGAACGCCATCGACTTCTCGGACAAGAAGGTCCTGATCGCCGACGACGTCGCCGATACCGGGAAGACGCTGAAGCTGGTGCGCGACTTCTGCATCGATCATGTCGCGGAGGTGCGGTCCGCCGTCATCTACGAGAAGTCGCACTCGCTCGTGCAGTGCGAGTACGTGTGGAAGAAGACCGATCGCTGGATCAACTTCCCCTGGAGCGTGGAGAAGCCCGTCGTGCGGCGCAGTGGGCAGGTTCTGGACGCCTGA
- a CDS encoding IS1380 family transposase → MVIDQLVPDQQQVWKTYFGSGEPVAALLRPGNAGSNTADDHITTTRLALAQLPTRLRRGRQTLIRTDSAGGTHAFLDWLTRPGRWLSYSVGMTITDTIHQAVLKIPKKGWTPAYDADGTERVGAWVAEITDMPDLSTWPKGMRLIVRKERPHPGAQLHFTDLDGLRLTCFATNAKGGQLADLELRHRRRARCEDRIRNARDTGLRNLPLHDTAQNRIWLEIVSLALDLLAWMPMLALTGQTRRWEPQKLRLRLLSAAAQLVTTGRRQWLRFTARWPWTHEITRAIDQLNALPNPG, encoded by the coding sequence ATCGTCATCGACCAGCTCGTCCCCGACCAGCAGCAGGTCTGGAAGACGTACTTCGGATCCGGGGAACCGGTGGCCGCGCTGCTGCGGCCCGGCAACGCGGGCTCCAACACCGCCGACGATCACATCACCACCACCCGGCTCGCCCTGGCCCAACTCCCCACACGCCTGCGGCGGGGCCGGCAGACACTGATCCGCACCGACTCCGCCGGCGGCACCCACGCCTTCCTCGACTGGCTCACCCGACCGGGCCGGTGGCTGTCGTATTCCGTCGGAATGACCATCACCGACACCATCCACCAGGCCGTCCTGAAGATCCCGAAGAAGGGCTGGACACCGGCCTACGACGCCGACGGCACCGAGCGGGTGGGCGCCTGGGTCGCGGAGATCACCGACATGCCCGACCTCAGCACCTGGCCGAAGGGGATGCGGCTGATCGTGCGCAAGGAACGCCCGCACCCCGGAGCCCAGTTGCACTTCACCGACCTCGACGGACTGCGGCTGACCTGCTTCGCGACCAACGCCAAGGGCGGCCAGCTCGCCGACCTCGAACTGCGTCACCGCCGCCGGGCCCGCTGCGAGGACCGCATCCGAAACGCCCGCGACACCGGCCTGCGCAACCTGCCCCTGCACGACACCGCCCAGAACCGGATCTGGCTGGAGATCGTCTCCCTCGCTCTCGACCTCCTCGCCTGGATGCCCATGCTCGCCCTGACCGGCCAAACCCGCCGCTGGGAACCCCAGAAGCTCCGCCTGCGACTGCTCTCCGCCGCCGCACAGCTCGTCACCACCGGCCGCCGCCAATGGCTCCGCTTCACGGCCCGATGGCCCTGGACCCACGAGATCACCCGGGCAATCGACCAGCTCAACGCCTTGCCGAACCCCGGCTGA
- the dcd gene encoding dCTP deaminase, giving the protein MLLSDKDIRAEIDAGRVRIDPFDTSMVQPSSIDVRLDRYFRVFENHRYPHIDPAVEQVDLTRTVEPDGDEAFILHPGEFVLASTYEVISLPDDLASRLEGKSSLGRLGLVTHSTAGFIDPGFSGHVTLELSNLATLPIKLWPGMKIGQLCMFRLTSPSEFPYGSERYGSRYQGQRGPTASRSFMNFHRTQV; this is encoded by the coding sequence GTGCTTCTCTCAGACAAGGACATCCGGGCCGAGATCGACGCCGGACGCGTACGTATTGATCCGTTCGATACGTCGATGGTGCAGCCGTCGAGTATCGATGTGCGGCTCGACCGCTACTTCCGGGTGTTCGAGAATCACCGCTACCCGCATATCGATCCCGCCGTCGAGCAGGTCGATCTGACCCGTACCGTCGAGCCGGACGGGGACGAGGCGTTCATCCTGCACCCCGGTGAGTTCGTGCTCGCCTCGACGTACGAGGTCATCTCGCTGCCCGACGATCTCGCGTCGCGGCTGGAGGGCAAGAGTTCGCTCGGCCGGCTCGGGCTGGTGACGCATTCGACGGCCGGGTTCATCGATCCGGGGTTCTCCGGGCACGTGACGCTGGAGCTGTCGAATCTGGCGACGCTGCCGATCAAGCTCTGGCCGGGGATGAAGATCGGCCAGCTGTGCATGTTCCGGCTGACCTCTCCGTCGGAGTTCCCGTACGGCTCCGAGCGGTACGGGTCGCGGTATCAGGGGCAGCGCGGTCCCACCGCGTCGCGTTCCTTTATGAACTTCCACCGGACGCAGGTGTGA
- a CDS encoding (Fe-S)-binding protein — translation MQLAAIIVSLVLTVVGVALIARAVAQIYRFVTLGQPVPAGSRTDNPKQRTITLAKEFLGHTRMNRWGIVGFAHWFVAIGFLTLPPTLLQAYGQLFKADWVLPIIGEWLPFELYIEFIGLMTTVGILVLIAIRLLNLPSRAGRKSRFAGSKAWQAYFVEYVILVIGLAILTLRGLEGAIHHVGGYEAAYFVSYPLVLAFKGLALGTLQNLIYLTAMIKIGVSLIWMITVALNTNMGVAWHRFLAFPNIWFKRDADGGVALGALQPMTSGGKPIDWEDPGEDDTFGVSQVEQFSWKGILDFSTCTECGRCQSQCPAWNTGKPLSPKLLIMSLRDHAHAKAPYLLAGGGKDMEGNEKATEEQLKDVPAAALAEAERPLIGTVEENGVIDPDVLWSCTTCGACVEQCPVDIEHIDHIVDMRRYQVMIESAFPSEAGTMLKNLEKKGNPWGLAKKQRVEWTKEVDFEVPIVGKDVEDLTEVDYLYWVGCAGALEDRAKKTTKAFAELLHIAGVKFAIMGGDEKCTGDSARRLGNEPLFQQLGQENVAMLNMAFGEDDEDDSTKKAKATKKIVATCPHCFNTIANEYPQLGGEYEVIHHTQLLQHLVDEGKLIPVTPVEGLITYHDPCYLGRHNKIYTPPREIIAKVPGLRNEEMHRHKERGFCCGAGGARMWMEERIGKRVNNERVDEALSLNPDIVSTACPFCLVMLTDSVNGKKNDGTAKESIQVVDVSQLLLDSVKTPADPAGEPETADAPEPEPVK, via the coding sequence ATGCAACTCGCCGCGATCATCGTGTCGCTGGTGCTGACCGTGGTCGGCGTTGCGCTCATCGCCCGAGCCGTCGCGCAGATCTACCGGTTCGTCACGCTCGGACAGCCGGTCCCGGCCGGCAGTCGCACGGACAACCCGAAACAGCGCACGATCACCCTGGCCAAGGAGTTCCTCGGCCACACCCGGATGAACCGGTGGGGGATCGTCGGCTTCGCGCACTGGTTCGTCGCCATCGGCTTCCTGACGCTGCCACCGACGCTGCTCCAGGCGTACGGACAGCTCTTCAAGGCGGACTGGGTCCTGCCGATCATCGGTGAATGGCTGCCGTTCGAGCTGTACATCGAGTTCATCGGCCTGATGACGACGGTCGGCATTCTCGTGCTGATCGCCATCCGGCTGCTGAACCTGCCCTCCCGGGCCGGCCGCAAGTCGCGGTTCGCGGGCTCGAAGGCCTGGCAGGCGTACTTCGTCGAGTACGTCATCCTCGTCATCGGCCTGGCGATCCTGACCCTGCGCGGCCTTGAGGGTGCGATCCACCACGTCGGCGGCTACGAGGCCGCGTACTTCGTCTCGTACCCGCTGGTCCTCGCCTTCAAGGGACTCGCGCTCGGCACGCTGCAGAACCTCATCTACCTCACCGCGATGATCAAGATCGGCGTCTCGCTGATCTGGATGATCACGGTCGCGCTCAACACCAACATGGGTGTCGCCTGGCACCGCTTCCTCGCCTTCCCGAACATCTGGTTCAAGCGCGACGCCGACGGCGGGGTCGCGCTCGGCGCGCTGCAGCCGATGACGTCGGGCGGCAAGCCGATCGACTGGGAGGACCCCGGCGAGGACGACACCTTCGGTGTCTCCCAGGTCGAGCAGTTCTCCTGGAAGGGCATCCTCGACTTCTCCACGTGCACGGAGTGCGGCCGCTGCCAGTCGCAGTGCCCCGCCTGGAACACCGGCAAGCCGCTCTCCCCCAAGCTCCTGATCATGTCCCTGCGCGACCACGCGCACGCCAAGGCCCCGTACCTGCTGGCCGGTGGCGGCAAGGACATGGAGGGCAACGAGAAGGCCACCGAGGAGCAGCTCAAGGACGTCCCCGCGGCCGCCCTCGCCGAGGCCGAGCGCCCGCTGATCGGCACGGTCGAGGAGAACGGCGTCATCGACCCGGACGTCCTCTGGTCCTGCACCACCTGCGGTGCGTGCGTGGAGCAGTGCCCGGTCGACATCGAGCACATCGACCACATCGTCGACATGCGCCGCTACCAGGTGATGATCGAGTCCGCGTTCCCGTCCGAGGCGGGCACGATGCTCAAGAACCTGGAGAAGAAGGGCAACCCCTGGGGGCTCGCCAAGAAGCAGCGCGTCGAGTGGACCAAGGAGGTCGACTTCGAGGTCCCGATCGTCGGCAAGGACGTCGAGGACCTCACCGAGGTCGACTACCTCTACTGGGTCGGCTGCGCCGGAGCCCTGGAGGACCGCGCCAAGAAGACCACGAAGGCCTTCGCGGAGCTGCTGCACATCGCGGGCGTCAAGTTCGCGATCATGGGCGGCGACGAGAAGTGCACGGGCGACTCGGCCCGCCGCCTGGGCAACGAACCGCTGTTCCAGCAGCTCGGCCAGGAGAACGTGGCGATGCTGAACATGGCCTTCGGCGAGGATGACGAGGACGACTCGACGAAGAAGGCCAAGGCGACGAAGAAGATCGTCGCGACCTGCCCGCACTGCTTCAACACCATCGCGAACGAGTACCCGCAGCTCGGCGGCGAGTACGAGGTCATCCACCACACGCAGCTGCTCCAGCACCTGGTGGACGAGGGCAAGCTGATCCCGGTGACGCCGGTCGAGGGTCTGATCACGTACCACGACCCCTGCTACCTGGGCCGTCACAACAAGATCTACACGCCCCCGCGCGAGATCATCGCGAAGGTCCCGGGTCTGCGGAACGAGGAGATGCACCGCCACAAGGAGCGCGGCTTCTGCTGCGGCGCCGGTGGTGCCCGGATGTGGATGGAGGAGCGGATCGGCAAGCGCGTCAACAACGAGCGCGTCGACGAGGCCCTCTCCCTCAACCCGGACATCGTCTCCACGGCCTGCCCGTTCTGCCTGGTCATGCTGACCGACTCGGTCAACGGCAAGAAGAACGACGGCACGGCGAAGGAGTCGATCCAGGTGGTCGACGTCTCGCAGCTGCTGCTCGACTCCGTCAAGACCCCGGCCGACCCGGCGGGCGAGCCGGAAACGGCGGACGCGCCGGAGCCGGAACCGGTGAAGTAA
- a CDS encoding site-specific DNA-methyltransferase, with amino-acid sequence MARLDTLIEQISDPNLRAQIQREVAELESRRTFGLVFEKHLPEAIRLRDVPIRLGSTVMFQDREDDSVWQLTALSKGIATLRNDEGNETKAPLADLTTARVFGEPVYPGLLPSETVERGGRKPHHLVINGENHHVLQALRYTHVGKIDCIYVDPPYNTGGDFTYNDKYVGRDDRYRHSKWLSFMEKRLRLARDLLRQTGVIIIAIDDNEQAHLRLLMDQVFSEANFLASATWIGSSKNDARFTSGGLDYMLIYGRSRDALIDSDARWSQTKKGYDLAIETAKQAWEEAADDPVEATRLYRSKVRGKKAEMEKGVARYNEIDETGRLYFRADLSSPNPRPNLMYDLPHPVTGLPVRMPKNGWVYSPTTMTEKLTAGRILFGEDHTTGAYYKRYLDEVEGQSLRPLIDVDRRASSLELARLLGEKRFQFPKDTNVLSEWIGAVTMRDPNAVVLDFFGGSGSTCEAVLGMNAQDDGNRQCLLVTNNEVDSKTAKQLASEGLKPGDPEWEARGIFEYVTKPRIKTVVKGVRDDGSAYSEGVEANVSFLDLTYLDRTSVERGRAFERIAHLLWVQAGARGAVIASECDTFSVPGDANYGVLFDTDHWDGFVAAVRGRTDITHAYIVTDSDAAFNHVERSLPDTVRVTRLYEDYLSSFEINIGGN; translated from the coding sequence GTGGCCCGACTCGACACGCTCATAGAGCAGATCAGCGATCCGAACTTGCGTGCCCAGATTCAGCGTGAGGTCGCTGAACTGGAGAGCCGACGCACCTTCGGCCTTGTCTTCGAAAAGCACCTACCAGAAGCCATCCGGTTGCGTGACGTTCCCATCCGACTGGGTTCCACGGTCATGTTCCAGGACCGCGAGGACGACTCCGTATGGCAGCTCACTGCTCTTTCCAAAGGAATTGCAACCCTACGGAACGATGAAGGTAATGAGACCAAGGCCCCCCTCGCCGACCTGACAACGGCGAGAGTCTTCGGTGAGCCGGTGTATCCGGGGTTGCTCCCCTCTGAAACTGTGGAGCGTGGCGGCCGTAAGCCTCACCACCTCGTAATAAATGGAGAGAACCATCACGTACTACAGGCCTTGCGCTATACGCACGTAGGCAAGATTGACTGCATCTACGTCGATCCCCCCTATAACACCGGTGGCGACTTTACCTATAACGACAAGTACGTCGGAAGGGATGACCGTTACCGGCACTCCAAGTGGCTTTCCTTTATGGAGAAGCGACTCCGTCTCGCCCGAGATCTGTTGAGGCAGACCGGTGTGATCATCATTGCAATCGACGACAACGAGCAAGCCCATCTCCGGCTTCTCATGGACCAGGTTTTTAGTGAGGCAAACTTCCTTGCATCGGCAACGTGGATCGGGTCGAGCAAGAACGATGCACGGTTCACCTCCGGCGGACTCGACTACATGCTCATCTACGGCAGGTCTCGTGACGCTTTGATCGACTCTGACGCTCGCTGGAGTCAGACAAAAAAGGGGTATGACCTCGCAATTGAGACAGCGAAGCAGGCTTGGGAGGAAGCTGCCGACGACCCGGTCGAAGCGACACGCCTTTATCGCTCAAAAGTGCGCGGCAAAAAGGCTGAGATGGAGAAGGGAGTTGCCCGGTACAACGAGATTGACGAAACCGGTCGACTGTACTTTCGAGCCGACCTTAGCAGCCCGAACCCCAGGCCGAACCTAATGTACGACCTCCCACACCCGGTGACAGGTTTGCCCGTTCGCATGCCGAAAAATGGTTGGGTCTACTCTCCTACCACCATGACGGAAAAGTTGACTGCGGGACGCATCCTTTTTGGCGAAGATCACACCACAGGCGCGTACTACAAGCGTTATCTCGACGAGGTCGAAGGACAATCGCTGAGACCGCTCATTGACGTCGACCGTCGCGCGTCTTCGCTGGAGCTCGCCCGCCTGCTCGGAGAAAAGCGCTTCCAGTTCCCGAAAGACACTAACGTCCTGTCCGAATGGATCGGGGCAGTCACAATGCGCGACCCAAATGCCGTAGTCCTCGACTTCTTCGGCGGATCGGGATCCACATGCGAGGCCGTCTTGGGCATGAATGCGCAGGACGATGGGAACCGGCAGTGTCTGCTGGTAACAAATAACGAGGTTGATTCGAAGACCGCCAAGCAGCTGGCTTCCGAGGGTCTCAAACCCGGGGATCCTGAGTGGGAGGCACGCGGAATTTTCGAGTATGTAACCAAGCCGCGCATCAAAACGGTTGTAAAGGGCGTCCGTGATGACGGATCTGCGTACTCCGAAGGCGTAGAGGCGAACGTCAGCTTTCTAGACCTGACGTACCTGGACCGAACCAGCGTCGAGAGGGGACGAGCCTTCGAACGGATTGCACATCTCCTGTGGGTCCAGGCGGGCGCACGAGGCGCCGTAATCGCCTCGGAATGTGACACCTTCTCCGTACCTGGGGACGCCAATTACGGAGTCCTGTTCGATACCGATCACTGGGACGGATTCGTTGCAGCGGTGAGGGGACGTACGGATATCACTCACGCATATATTGTCACCGACTCCGACGCCGCGTTCAACCATGTCGAGCGAAGCCTACCCGACACGGTAAGGGTGACCAGACTCTACGAGGATTACCTATCCTCCTTCGAGATCAACATTGGGGGCAACTAA
- a CDS encoding helix-turn-helix domain-containing protein, giving the protein MLEEAEEIGKRVRRARLRLGIPQADLATALGKSQGWVSKMERGLIELDRVGLLNQVAAELHVHPNDLIGRPYSSSPDDNQWQVAASSILRELRRYDLVPVFDGAPRPASQLWSEVTRLHRLRDTASNVAILRVLPDLFREARALAEESEGHEREEAYAIYAVCCKFAHTAAHSLGHPELVAMACERAAWSARLSGDPVLPAVADWMRVWDMWATADWADALTLSDKAITSVAQEYDRGEPLAVRAWGTLQLRAAVSAARAGRASEAEDRIGHAKAAAERMDAYVGAPVYDRHSLTFSAGNVQIHAISVALEMGEQGKALEIDRRTSPVLVGSLPNSRQGHHHMDVARAWLWDGNRGKALAELETAERIAPQLVRNHPIARSTLRSIVYAERAATREKLRRMSDRFHLDG; this is encoded by the coding sequence ATGCTGGAGGAAGCCGAGGAGATCGGCAAGCGCGTACGCAGGGCGAGGCTGCGGTTGGGCATACCGCAGGCCGACCTGGCGACAGCCCTGGGGAAGTCGCAGGGCTGGGTGTCGAAGATGGAACGTGGCCTGATCGAGCTGGACCGGGTCGGGCTGCTCAACCAGGTGGCCGCGGAGTTGCACGTCCATCCGAACGACCTGATCGGGCGCCCGTACAGCAGCTCCCCCGACGACAACCAGTGGCAGGTTGCCGCCTCGTCGATCCTGCGCGAGCTGCGTCGCTACGACCTCGTCCCCGTCTTCGACGGGGCCCCGCGGCCCGCATCACAGCTGTGGAGTGAGGTGACCCGGCTTCACCGCCTGCGGGACACCGCTTCCAACGTGGCGATTCTCCGGGTTCTCCCAGACCTGTTCCGCGAGGCGCGCGCCCTGGCGGAGGAGTCGGAGGGGCACGAGCGGGAGGAGGCGTACGCCATCTACGCCGTGTGCTGCAAGTTCGCACACACCGCCGCCCACTCCCTCGGGCACCCCGAACTGGTCGCCATGGCCTGCGAGCGGGCCGCATGGTCAGCCAGGTTGTCGGGAGATCCGGTGCTGCCCGCCGTCGCCGACTGGATGAGGGTCTGGGACATGTGGGCGACGGCTGACTGGGCCGACGCTCTGACGCTCTCGGACAAGGCGATCACCTCAGTGGCGCAGGAGTACGACCGTGGCGAGCCGCTGGCCGTGCGGGCCTGGGGCACGCTGCAGCTGCGGGCTGCGGTATCCGCCGCCCGAGCCGGCCGCGCCTCGGAGGCCGAGGACCGGATCGGACACGCGAAGGCTGCTGCCGAACGCATGGACGCGTATGTCGGAGCACCGGTGTACGACCGGCATTCGCTGACGTTCTCCGCCGGGAACGTGCAGATCCACGCGATCAGCGTGGCTCTGGAAATGGGCGAGCAGGGCAAGGCACTGGAGATAGACCGCCGAACCAGCCCAGTACTGGTCGGGTCACTGCCCAACTCCCGTCAGGGACACCACCACATGGACGTCGCGCGCGCCTGGCTGTGGGACGGGAACCGGGGAAAGGCCCTGGCCGAGCTGGAGACGGCTGAGCGGATCGCGCCCCAGCTCGTACGGAACCACCCCATCGCCCGTTCGACGCTCCGCAGCATCGTCTACGCGGAACGAGCAGCCACGCGGGAGAAGCTGCGGCGCATGTCCGACCGCTTTCACCTGGACGGATAG